The Fibrobacter sp. UWB5 genome has a window encoding:
- the uvrA gene encoding excinuclease ABC subunit UvrA, producing the protein MTKSIEIRDAHEHNLRHVNLSIPRDSIVVVTGVSGSGKSSLAFDTVFQEGQRRFVESLSAYARQFIGRMKHPEVESVRGISPTISIDQKTVNRNPRSTVGTVVEILDHYRLLFARLGVPHCPDCGRVIQAQTVDQIVDNLYVSDEGKQITVMAPIVQERKGEYRKELAELKENGFVRARVDGTIYRLEDVPALVRYEKHTIEAVIDRLTLERKNKSRLREALEGALKLTDGKLVSFLLAAGGSGRDGAGEGKEEYRLQGTLLACPKCGISIPELEPRFFSFNDPKGRCPACKGMGESYKFDLDLIIPDKTKSIKDGCIATIKKDDGTLIFSDFGRRNLRNIANEMHFSLDTPWNKLKKAQQDAVLYGTPSESERGIIPIMQELWDMWHIFHFRKYMQIGVCPECHGTRINRTANAVTFHGVNLTEMTEWSVEKSVDFFNKIDLSEKEKRIGKEILKEIRGRLSFLNAVGLGYLNINRKASTLSGGEAQRIRLASAVGAGLQGVLYVLDEPSIGLHPRDNDKLLGMLEHLRAQGNSLIIVEHDEDTMRHADCVIDVGPGAGVEGGRVIAAGTVEELEKNKASLTGAYLSGRKAIEIPATRKKIDKNTPKLKICGAAENNLKNIDVEIPLDGALTVVTGVSGSGKSTLINQILRRELARVFYNSEEPVGKFDHLEGLENIDKVIEIDQTPIGRTPRSNPATYTKIWDDVRDLFASMEESKIRGYSKSRFSFNVKGGRCDACEGAGVKIVDMHILPSVQVTCDVCGGKRFNDATREVYYKGKNVSEILDLSIADAAEFFKDIPKIAEPLNLLVEVGLGYLTLGQPSTTLSGGEAQRIKIASELRRPGTGKTLYLLDEPTTGLHFEDIRKLMDCLNRLRSLGNSVVIIEHNLDVIKCADWIIDLGPDAGIHGGRVIATGTPEQIAKCKKSETGKYLAPVLAKKHGENHHFDRTLKGGEDLSLDIEVHGARKHNLKNIDVTIPRHKLTVVTGVSGSGKSSLAFHTLFSEGQRRFVETLSTYARRFLGRPDHGSIDSISGLAPAIAIDQKSASKSPRSTVATLTEIYDYFRIFWARVGTPHCLKCGKPVSSYSAGDLMQYAFDRDLNKKVMVLAPFEIKDVLKLSKILTEKGYRKVYLGNKLVELPLPKIPTREKQLFAVVDTVVVKEDNRARLVEAFERGYRDGNGILYVEDEKGGRLACSEKPGCPDCGWYMDSALNPKHFSFNTHWGACETCLGLGHFKDGEVCPDCHGERLKPEYLAVRIGDKNIMDVNHMSIAQALEWFSNENFKRDNFGDDKNADGKMTVAEPLLREIVGRLNFLKGVGLGYIGLDRAGDTLSGGESQRIRLASQIGSGLEGVLYVLDEPTVGLHESDTAMLLNTLYRLRDLGNTLVVVEHDMKMMQAADHIIDMGPAAGEFGGEVVAEGSPEQLSKPYALQQFPRSETVKYLTHTIPMANEIAAKPITDSTEFYEFEKLNHNNLKNLSVKFPKGAISVVCGVSGSGKSSMVMDEIYPRLKKKFQARGRKKQNGEVLLVDQSPISGTPRSTPASFTGVFDDIRKLFAKLPQAKLKGFDYGRFSYNLARGRCEACEGRGAISVEMHFLSDVWEVCDVCGGKRYNQETLTVTFKGKNIADVLDMRVAEACEFFKDQPKILPKLECLRDVGLPYVKLGQSVTTLSGGESQRLKLAAELARKPAQEMVYLLDEPTTGLHLKDIQILWNMLRKLSARGDTVIVIEHHPDIIRLSDWKVELGPVGGAEGGHLLKIGANQT; encoded by the coding sequence ATGACTAAGTCGATTGAAATCCGCGATGCGCACGAACATAACCTCCGCCATGTGAACCTTTCTATTCCCCGCGATTCGATTGTAGTGGTGACCGGTGTTTCGGGCTCGGGCAAGTCGAGTCTCGCGTTCGATACGGTGTTCCAGGAAGGCCAACGCCGCTTTGTGGAGTCGCTCTCGGCGTATGCGCGCCAGTTCATTGGCCGCATGAAGCATCCCGAGGTGGAAAGCGTGCGCGGCATTTCGCCGACGATTTCGATTGACCAGAAGACGGTGAACCGTAACCCGCGTTCCACAGTGGGTACGGTGGTGGAGATTTTGGACCATTACCGTTTGCTTTTTGCGCGCTTGGGCGTGCCGCATTGCCCCGATTGCGGGCGCGTGATCCAGGCCCAGACGGTGGACCAGATTGTCGATAATTTGTATGTGAGCGACGAGGGCAAGCAGATTACGGTGATGGCCCCGATTGTGCAGGAGCGCAAGGGCGAATACCGCAAGGAATTGGCCGAGCTCAAGGAAAACGGCTTTGTGCGTGCCCGTGTGGACGGCACGATTTACCGCTTGGAAGATGTTCCGGCACTGGTGCGTTATGAGAAGCACACGATTGAGGCGGTGATTGACCGCTTGACGCTGGAGCGCAAGAACAAGAGCCGTTTGCGCGAGGCGCTGGAAGGTGCGTTGAAGCTGACCGACGGAAAGCTCGTGAGTTTCTTGCTGGCTGCGGGCGGTTCTGGCAGGGATGGCGCCGGAGAGGGGAAGGAAGAATATCGCCTGCAGGGCACGTTGCTCGCTTGCCCCAAGTGCGGCATTTCTATTCCGGAACTGGAACCGCGATTTTTCAGCTTTAATGATCCGAAGGGCCGTTGCCCCGCCTGTAAGGGCATGGGCGAAAGCTACAAGTTCGATTTGGATTTGATTATCCCGGACAAGACGAAATCGATTAAGGACGGCTGTATCGCGACCATCAAGAAGGACGACGGTACGCTGATTTTCAGCGACTTCGGCCGCCGCAACTTGAGGAACATCGCAAACGAGATGCATTTTTCGCTGGATACGCCGTGGAACAAGCTCAAAAAGGCGCAACAGGATGCCGTACTGTACGGTACGCCGAGTGAATCGGAACGCGGCATTATCCCGATTATGCAGGAACTGTGGGACATGTGGCACATTTTCCACTTCCGCAAGTACATGCAGATTGGCGTTTGCCCCGAATGCCACGGCACGCGCATTAACCGCACGGCGAATGCGGTCACGTTCCATGGTGTGAATCTGACCGAGATGACGGAATGGTCCGTCGAAAAGTCGGTGGATTTTTTCAACAAGATTGACTTGTCCGAAAAGGAAAAGCGAATCGGCAAGGAAATTTTGAAGGAAATCCGCGGGCGACTTTCGTTCTTGAATGCGGTGGGGCTTGGCTACCTGAATATCAACCGCAAGGCGTCCACGCTTTCGGGCGGTGAAGCGCAGCGAATCAGGCTTGCAAGCGCCGTGGGCGCCGGCCTGCAGGGTGTGCTTTACGTGCTTGACGAGCCGAGCATCGGGCTCCACCCCCGCGATAACGATAAACTGCTCGGGATGTTGGAGCATTTGAGGGCGCAGGGTAATAGCCTGATTATCGTGGAACATGACGAAGATACCATGCGCCATGCGGACTGCGTGATTGACGTGGGGCCGGGTGCCGGCGTAGAGGGCGGCCGCGTGATTGCGGCAGGAACTGTTGAAGAACTGGAAAAGAATAAGGCTTCGCTGACGGGCGCTTATTTGAGCGGCCGCAAGGCGATTGAAATTCCTGCAACCCGCAAGAAGATTGACAAGAATACGCCGAAATTAAAGATTTGCGGTGCTGCCGAAAATAACCTGAAGAATATCGATGTGGAAATCCCGCTGGATGGTGCGTTGACGGTGGTGACGGGCGTTTCGGGTTCCGGTAAGAGTACGCTCATCAACCAGATTCTGCGCCGCGAATTGGCCCGCGTATTCTACAATTCTGAAGAACCGGTCGGCAAGTTTGACCACCTGGAAGGCCTTGAAAACATCGACAAGGTGATTGAAATCGACCAGACGCCGATTGGCCGCACGCCGCGAAGCAATCCGGCGACGTACACCAAGATTTGGGACGATGTGCGCGACCTTTTCGCCAGTATGGAAGAAAGCAAGATTCGCGGTTACAGCAAGAGCCGATTCAGCTTCAACGTGAAGGGTGGCCGCTGCGATGCCTGCGAAGGCGCAGGCGTGAAAATCGTGGATATGCATATTTTGCCGAGTGTGCAGGTGACTTGCGATGTGTGCGGCGGCAAGCGCTTTAACGATGCAACGCGTGAAGTCTATTATAAGGGCAAGAATGTTTCTGAAATTCTCGACTTGAGCATTGCTGATGCGGCGGAATTCTTCAAGGACATCCCGAAGATTGCAGAACCGCTGAATTTGCTGGTGGAAGTGGGCCTTGGCTACTTGACGCTCGGACAGCCATCGACAACGCTCAGCGGCGGTGAAGCGCAGAGAATCAAGATAGCCTCTGAACTGCGCCGCCCGGGTACGGGCAAGACGCTTTACTTGCTCGACGAACCGACGACGGGTTTGCACTTTGAAGATATCCGCAAACTCATGGATTGCCTGAATCGCTTGCGTAGCCTCGGCAACAGCGTCGTGATTATCGAACACAATCTGGACGTGATCAAGTGCGCTGACTGGATTATCGATTTGGGCCCGGATGCGGGTATTCACGGCGGTCGCGTGATTGCTACGGGAACGCCGGAACAGATTGCGAAGTGCAAAAAATCCGAGACGGGCAAGTACCTTGCTCCGGTGCTTGCGAAAAAGCATGGCGAAAACCATCATTTTGATCGCACGCTCAAGGGCGGTGAAGACTTGTCCCTCGATATCGAGGTGCATGGTGCCCGCAAGCATAACCTCAAGAACATTGACGTCACGATTCCGCGTCACAAGCTTACGGTGGTCACAGGCGTTTCGGGCTCCGGCAAGTCGAGCCTCGCTTTCCATACGCTCTTTAGCGAAGGCCAGCGCCGCTTTGTGGAGACGTTGAGCACGTATGCCCGCCGCTTCCTCGGTCGCCCTGACCACGGAAGCATTGATTCCATTTCGGGCCTTGCGCCGGCAATTGCCATCGACCAGAAGAGTGCCAGCAAGAGCCCGCGCAGTACGGTCGCGACCCTCACCGAAATTTATGACTACTTCCGCATTTTCTGGGCGAGGGTCGGGACCCCGCATTGCTTGAAATGCGGGAAGCCAGTGTCTTCGTACAGCGCGGGCGACCTGATGCAATACGCCTTCGACCGCGACTTGAACAAGAAAGTCATGGTGCTTGCCCCGTTCGAAATCAAGGATGTGCTCAAACTTTCAAAAATCCTCACTGAGAAGGGCTACCGCAAGGTTTACCTCGGCAACAAGCTCGTGGAACTTCCGCTGCCGAAAATCCCGACCCGCGAAAAGCAGTTGTTCGCCGTCGTCGATACGGTCGTGGTGAAAGAAGACAATCGCGCTCGCCTGGTGGAAGCTTTTGAACGCGGTTACCGCGACGGCAACGGAATCCTTTATGTGGAAGACGAGAAGGGCGGTCGCTTGGCCTGCTCCGAAAAGCCGGGTTGTCCCGATTGCGGCTGGTACATGGATTCGGCGCTGAACCCGAAGCATTTCAGCTTTAACACTCACTGGGGCGCCTGCGAAACTTGTCTTGGCCTCGGGCACTTTAAAGATGGCGAAGTTTGCCCCGATTGTCATGGCGAACGCTTGAAACCAGAATATTTGGCGGTCCGCATTGGCGACAAGAATATCATGGATGTGAACCACATGAGCATCGCCCAGGCGCTCGAATGGTTCAGCAACGAAAACTTTAAGCGAGACAATTTCGGGGACGACAAGAATGCCGACGGCAAGATGACGGTGGCCGAACCCTTGCTTCGCGAAATTGTCGGCCGCCTCAACTTCCTCAAGGGTGTAGGGCTCGGCTATATCGGCCTCGACCGTGCGGGCGACACGCTCAGCGGCGGTGAATCCCAGCGTATTCGCCTTGCAAGCCAAATCGGTAGCGGCCTCGAAGGTGTGCTCTACGTGCTTGACGAGCCCACGGTGGGCTTGCACGAAAGCGATACCGCTATGTTGCTCAATACGCTTTACCGCCTGCGCGACCTCGGTAATACGCTTGTTGTGGTGGAACATGATATGAAGATGATGCAGGCGGCGGACCATATTATCGATATGGGCCCGGCGGCGGGTGAGTTCGGTGGCGAAGTGGTTGCCGAAGGTTCTCCGGAACAGCTTTCCAAGCCTTATGCCCTGCAACAGTTCCCTCGCAGCGAAACGGTCAAGTACCTGACGCATACCATCCCGATGGCAAACGAGATTGCGGCGAAGCCCATTACCGATTCCACGGAATTCTACGAATTCGAAAAGTTGAATCACAACAACCTTAAGAATTTGTCTGTAAAGTTCCCGAAGGGCGCCATCAGCGTGGTTTGCGGTGTGTCTGGCTCGGGCAAGAGTTCCATGGTCATGGACGAAATTTACCCGCGCCTCAAAAAGAAATTCCAGGCCCGCGGTCGCAAGAAGCAGAATGGCGAAGTTTTGTTAGTCGACCAAAGCCCGATTTCGGGAACTCCTCGCAGCACGCCCGCGAGTTTCACAGGCGTGTTTGACGACATACGCAAGCTATTCGCCAAACTGCCGCAAGCCAAGTTGAAAGGCTTCGACTACGGGCGCTTCAGTTACAACTTGGCTCGCGGCCGCTGCGAGGCCTGCGAAGGCCGCGGCGCCATCTCGGTAGAAATGCACTTCCTTTCGGATGTGTGGGAAGTCTGCGATGTCTGCGGCGGCAAGCGTTACAATCAAGAAACGCTCACCGTCACGTTCAAGGGCAAGAATATCGCCGACGTGCTCGACATGCGCGTGGCCGAAGCCTGCGAATTCTTCAAGGACCAGCCGAAAATCTTGCCAAAGCTGGAATGCCTGCGCGATGTGGGCCTCCCGTACGTGAAACTTGGTCAGTCTGTAACGACGCTCAGCGGTGGCGAATCCCAGCGCCTGAAATTGGCTGCGGAACTTGCTCGCAAACCCGCCCAGGAAATGGTTTACCTGCTCGACGAGCCGACCACGGGGCTCCACCTCAAGGATATTCAGATTCTCTGGAACATGTTGCGCAAACTCTCTGCCCGCGGTGATACGGTCATCGTCATCGAACATCACCCCGATATCATCCGTCTTTCGGACTGGAAAGTGGAACTTGGGCCTGTTGGCGGTGCCGAAGGTGGTCATTTGCTCAAAATCGGGGCAAATCAGACCTAA
- a CDS encoding SUMF1/EgtB/PvdO family nonheme iron enzyme, which yields MSLTRLLPLLLLLPVLTWAADSDKNFRVAPTMFKEGALMEPVANMAIVKKEKMILSESPMVPLRPNIMFMRHKKGPKEYLWFSGPIDVKNFEKLHAFSLADNYLRPAEVMLLRFYGSQTSRAFQDEADIYFDREYLYSPRVPKLYFRKNGQWQMIQETERPGIISIKSNVKGLEAVSISVPMKEVPSLLYPINPGMYAFSLSAPDHLPYVDAISVPGGSMVELKPQLPVVDTASKVKATTTVTLHAVAAAKTLEETERLFDVLTHDVQATVEKVDTNEFDKIYPPLRKPLLLGVSSDDSVYIKYRNRYNGKREEAKLYWRMNRMGSASAVNVAIRHKLDSLQALPHRVSLVPTSIEAIYDENACEEVIDSSAAPAPAPAKVDSTAKDSAAAPAEPPAPKTKTVCKMKAVRINYGKQGDRYDVSWSGNAEGYTADSLFALLTSGASSRAFISIERNKPVWIYHEGDLKGRHHYRYEKHELVVNDKPVQSRGAFELPQYIFDEPEVQEWLNRPIEEEAHKVQEPKAKVLKVDDSGVTLDVSMKVPRVIRDRDRGSVALIDSGSFRYKGKVVSLSPFAIHTTEVTQQFFKDVMAKVDSTKRIKDRSTFTGARHPVHNITWNDAQAFCKAIGGDLPTEAQWEFAGRADNNEGALWNLDEDPNPGMYAIYKANSYNRGKKSPEYGPQPVSTKKSNAWGIFDMSGNVAEWTRDKYFMFSVWVESSNPTGAMMGSSKVYKGGSWKDKESLLNLTERDDEDPRYWSDAIGFRCAFPRDLFEGK from the coding sequence ATGTCCCTTACTCGTTTGCTTCCGCTTTTGTTGCTGTTGCCGGTACTGACTTGGGCAGCCGACAGCGACAAGAATTTCAGGGTCGCCCCGACTATGTTCAAGGAAGGCGCTCTGATGGAGCCTGTCGCCAATATGGCGATTGTCAAGAAGGAAAAAATGATCTTGTCGGAATCCCCGATGGTTCCGCTGCGCCCGAACATCATGTTCATGCGCCATAAGAAGGGTCCTAAGGAATACCTTTGGTTCTCGGGTCCCATTGATGTCAAGAACTTTGAAAAACTTCACGCCTTTAGCCTGGCCGATAACTATCTGCGTCCGGCCGAAGTGATGCTGCTGCGTTTCTACGGCTCCCAGACCTCCAGGGCTTTCCAGGACGAAGCCGACATCTATTTCGATAGGGAATACCTCTATTCTCCGCGTGTGCCGAAGCTCTATTTCAGAAAGAATGGCCAATGGCAGATGATTCAGGAAACGGAACGCCCGGGCATCATTTCGATCAAGTCCAACGTTAAGGGCCTCGAAGCGGTTTCGATTTCTGTTCCCATGAAAGAAGTCCCGTCTTTGCTTTATCCGATTAACCCGGGCATGTATGCGTTCTCGCTCTCGGCTCCGGACCACCTGCCGTATGTCGATGCCATTTCTGTTCCGGGCGGTTCCATGGTTGAGCTTAAACCGCAATTGCCGGTTGTAGATACCGCCTCCAAGGTCAAGGCGACAACCACGGTCACTTTGCATGCGGTTGCTGCCGCCAAGACTCTCGAAGAAACCGAACGCCTGTTCGATGTGCTTACCCACGATGTCCAGGCCACCGTTGAAAAGGTCGATACGAACGAATTTGACAAGATTTATCCGCCGCTTCGCAAGCCCCTGCTTCTCGGCGTGTCTTCCGATGACAGCGTCTATATCAAGTACCGCAATCGCTACAATGGCAAGCGCGAAGAAGCCAAGCTTTATTGGCGCATGAACAGGATGGGTTCCGCAAGCGCTGTAAACGTCGCCATTCGCCATAAACTGGATAGCCTGCAGGCTTTGCCGCACCGCGTGTCGCTGGTGCCTACCTCTATCGAGGCTATTTACGATGAAAATGCCTGCGAAGAGGTGATTGATTCCTCTGCAGCTCCGGCACCTGCCCCGGCCAAGGTCGATTCTACGGCCAAGGATTCTGCAGCCGCTCCGGCCGAACCGCCTGCTCCCAAGACCAAGACGGTCTGCAAGATGAAGGCTGTTCGCATCAACTACGGCAAGCAAGGCGACCGCTACGATGTTTCCTGGTCGGGTAACGCCGAAGGTTATACCGCAGACTCCTTGTTCGCCCTGCTCACGTCGGGAGCCTCTTCTCGCGCCTTTATCTCTATCGAAAGAAACAAGCCCGTCTGGATTTATCACGAAGGTGACTTGAAGGGCCGCCATCATTACCGTTACGAAAAGCACGAACTGGTCGTGAACGACAAACCGGTCCAGAGCCGTGGTGCTTTTGAACTTCCGCAGTATATCTTTGACGAACCCGAAGTTCAGGAATGGCTGAACCGCCCGATCGAAGAAGAAGCCCATAAGGTGCAGGAACCCAAGGCAAAGGTGCTCAAGGTGGACGACAGCGGCGTGACGCTCGATGTTTCCATGAAGGTCCCGCGCGTCATTCGCGACCGCGACCGTGGCTCGGTGGCCTTGATCGATTCCGGTTCTTTCCGTTACAAGGGCAAGGTGGTTTCCCTGTCTCCGTTCGCAATCCACACGACCGAAGTGACTCAGCAGTTCTTCAAGGACGTGATGGCCAAGGTGGATTCTACGAAGCGCATTAAGGATCGCTCTACCTTTACGGGTGCCCGCCATCCGGTGCACAACATCACCTGGAACGATGCCCAAGCCTTCTGTAAGGCAATCGGTGGCGACCTGCCGACCGAAGCCCAGTGGGAATTTGCTGGCCGCGCCGACAACAACGAAGGCGCTCTTTGGAACCTTGACGAAGACCCGAACCCGGGTATGTACGCCATTTACAAGGCGAACTCCTATAACCGTGGCAAGAAGAGTCCCGAATATGGTCCGCAGCCGGTAAGCACCAAGAAGTCCAACGCCTGGGGTATCTTCGATATGTCGGGTAACGTCGCCGAATGGACTCGCGACAAGTACTTCATGTTCTCGGTCTGGGTGGAATCTTCTAACCCGACGGGCGCCATGATGGGTTCTTCCAAGGTGTATAAGGGTGGTTCCTGGAAAGACAAAGAAAGTCTGCTGAACCTGACTGAACGTGATGATGAAGATCCGCGTTACTGGTCTGATGCCATCGGTTTCCGTTGCGCATTCCCCAGGGATCTTTTTGAAGGAAAGTAA